The following proteins are encoded in a genomic region of Schistocerca serialis cubense isolate TAMUIC-IGC-003099 chromosome 9, iqSchSeri2.2, whole genome shotgun sequence:
- the LOC126419151 gene encoding endoplasmic reticulum resident protein 29 yields the protein MLALVLVFLFCNSLSAEVINCKGCVPLDSYSFDKIISRFKASVIKFDVAYPYGEKHEEFAKVSHATHDIPDLLIGEVGVKDYGEKENSDLAERFKVTKDDFPVVKLFLQGKEEPVTFTDTDFTADNIKKFIRKYSGIHIGLPGCLETFDKLAAKFSETNDKEAKKTILREAEDEWDKTKGKVDQQKAETYVKMMRKALEKGDEFIPNEMKRVQNLAKGKLSKEKKEEMQHRLNILQSFTHDEL from the exons ATGTTGGCGTTGGTTCTGGTGTTTCTTTTCTGCAATTCCTTGTCCGCCGAAGTTATAAACTGTAAAGGATGTGTGCCTTTAGACTCCTATTCATTTGACAAA aTTATTTCGAGGTTTAAAGCATCAGTGATAAAATTTGATGTTGCATACCCTTATGGTGAAAAGCATGAAGAATTTGCAAAAGTCTCCCATGCTACCCATGACATTCCTGACCTGCTTATTGGTGAAGTTGGCGTGAAGGACTATGGTGAAAAAGAAAACTCTGATCTTGCTGAACGTTTCAAAGTCACCAAAGATGATTTTCCAGTTGTgaaattatttctgcaggggaaggAAGAGCCAGTTACTTTTACAGACACAGATTTCACTGCAGACAATATAAAGAAATTCATCCGCAAATATTCAGGAATCCATATCGGATTACCTGGGTGTCTGGAAACTTTTGACAAACTAGCAGCAAAGTTTTCAGAAACAAATGATAAAGaagcaaagaaaacaattttgagagaAGCAGAAGATGAGTGGGATAAGACAAAAGGTAAGGTAGATCAACAAAAAGCAGAAACCTACGTCAAAATGATGCGAAAAGCCCTGGAGAAAGGGGACGAGTTCATTCCCAACGAAATGAAGCGAGTGCAAAATTTGGCaaaaggcaagctgagtaaagaaaagaaagaggaaatgcAACATCGACTTAATATCTTGCAGTCATTCACACACGATGAACTATAA